A part of Escherichia marmotae genomic DNA contains:
- the rplQ gene encoding 50S ribosomal protein L17: MRHRKSGRQLNRNSSHRQAMFRNMAGSLVRHEIIKTTLPKAKELRRVVEPLITLAKTDSVANRRLAFARTRDNEIVAKLFNELGPRFASRAGGYTRILKCGFRAGDNAPMAYIELVDRSESKAEAAAE, translated from the coding sequence ATGCGCCATCGTAAGAGTGGTCGTCAACTGAACCGCAACAGCAGCCATCGCCAGGCTATGTTCCGCAATATGGCAGGTTCACTGGTTCGTCATGAAATCATCAAGACGACTCTGCCTAAAGCGAAAGAGCTGCGCCGCGTAGTTGAGCCGCTGATTACTCTTGCCAAGACTGATAGCGTAGCTAATCGTCGTCTGGCATTCGCCCGTACTCGTGATAACGAGATCGTGGCAAAACTGTTTAACGAGCTGGGCCCGCGTTTCGCGAGCCGCGCCGGTGGTTACACTCGCATTCTGAAGTGTGGCTTCCGTGCAGGCGACAACGCGCCGATGGCATACATCGAGCTGGTTGATCGTTCTGAATCGAAAGCAGAAGCTGCTGCAGAGTAA
- the mscL gene encoding large-conductance mechanosensitive channel protein MscL yields the protein MSIIKEFREFAMRGNVVDLAVGVIIGAAFGKIVSSLVADIIMPPLGLLIGGIDFKQFAVTLRDAQGDVPAVVMHYGVFIQNVFDFLIVAFAIFMAIKLINKLNRKKEEPAAAPAPTKEEVLLTEIRDLLKEQNNRS from the coding sequence ATGAGCATTATTAAAGAATTTCGCGAATTTGCGATGCGCGGGAATGTGGTGGATTTGGCTGTGGGTGTCATTATCGGTGCGGCCTTCGGTAAGATTGTCTCTTCACTGGTTGCCGATATCATCATGCCGCCGCTAGGTTTGTTAATTGGTGGGATCGACTTTAAACAGTTTGCTGTCACGTTACGCGATGCGCAGGGGGATGTACCCGCTGTTGTCATGCATTACGGTGTCTTCATTCAAAACGTATTTGATTTTCTGATTGTTGCCTTTGCCATCTTTATGGCGATTAAGCTAATCAACAAACTGAATCGTAAAAAAGAAGAACCGGCAGCGGCACCAGCACCAACTAAAGAAGAAGTGTTACTGACAGAGATTCGCGATTTGTTGAAAGAGCAAAATAACCGCTCTTAA
- a CDS encoding DNA-directed RNA polymerase subunit alpha — MQGSVTEFLKPRLVDIEQVSSTHAKVTLEPLERGFGHTLGNALRRILLSSMPGCAVTEVEIDGVLHEYSTKEGVQEDILEILLSLKGLAVRVQGKDEVILTLNKSGIGPVTAADITHDGDVEIVKPQHVICHLTDENASISMRIKVQRGRGYVPASTRIHSEEDERPIGRLLVDACYSPVERIAYNVEAARVEQRTDLDKLVIEMETNGTIDPEEAIRRAATILAEQLEAFVDLRDVRQPEVKEEKPEFDPILLRPVDDLELTVRSANCLKAEAIHYIGDLVQRTEVELLKTPNLGKKSLTEIKDVLASRGLSLGMRLENWPPASIADE, encoded by the coding sequence ATGCAGGGTTCTGTGACAGAGTTTCTAAAACCGCGCCTGGTTGATATCGAGCAAGTGAGTTCGACGCACGCCAAGGTGACCCTTGAGCCTTTAGAGCGTGGCTTTGGCCATACTCTGGGTAACGCACTGCGCCGTATTCTGCTCTCATCGATGCCGGGTTGCGCGGTGACCGAGGTTGAGATTGATGGTGTACTACATGAGTACAGCACCAAAGAAGGCGTTCAGGAAGATATCCTGGAAATCCTGCTCAGCCTGAAAGGGCTGGCGGTGAGAGTTCAGGGCAAAGATGAAGTTATTCTTACCTTGAATAAATCTGGCATTGGCCCTGTGACTGCAGCCGATATCACCCACGACGGTGATGTCGAAATCGTCAAGCCGCAGCACGTGATCTGCCACCTGACCGATGAGAACGCGTCTATTAGCATGCGTATCAAAGTTCAGCGCGGTCGTGGTTATGTGCCGGCTTCTACCCGAATTCATTCGGAAGAAGATGAGCGCCCAATCGGCCGTCTGCTGGTCGACGCATGCTACAGCCCTGTAGAGCGTATTGCCTACAATGTTGAAGCAGCGCGTGTAGAACAGCGTACCGACCTGGACAAGCTGGTCATCGAAATGGAAACCAACGGCACAATCGATCCTGAAGAGGCGATTCGTCGTGCGGCAACCATTCTGGCTGAACAACTGGAAGCTTTCGTTGACTTACGTGATGTACGTCAGCCGGAAGTGAAAGAAGAGAAACCAGAGTTCGATCCGATCCTGCTGCGCCCTGTTGACGATCTGGAATTGACTGTCCGCTCTGCTAACTGCCTTAAAGCAGAAGCTATCCACTATATCGGTGATCTGGTACAGCGTACCGAGGTTGAGCTTCTTAAAACGCCTAACCTTGGTAAAAAATCTCTTACTGAGATTAAAGACGTGCTGGCTTCCCGTGGACTGTCTCTGGGCATGCGCCTGGAAAACTGGCCACCGGCAAGCATCGCTGACGAGTAA
- the trkA gene encoding Trk system potassium transporter TrkA produces MKIIILGAGQVGGTLAENLVGENNDITVVDTNGERLRTLQDKFDLRVVQGHGSHPRVLREAGADDADMLVAVTSSDETNMVACQVAYSLFNTPNRIARIRSPDYVRDADKLFHSDAVPIDHLIAPEQLVIDNIYRLIEYPGALQVVNFAEGKVSLAVVKAYYGGPLIGNALSTMREHMPHIDTRVAAIFRHDRPIRPQGSTIVEAGDEVFFIAASQHIRAVMSELQRLEKPYKRIMLVGGGNIGAGLARRLEKDYSVKLIERNQQRAAELAEKLQNTIVFFGDASDQELLAEEHIDQVDLFIAVTNDDEANIMSAMLAKRMGAKKVMVLIQRRAYVDLVQGSVIDIAISPQQATISALLSHVRKADIVGVSSLRRGVAEAIEAVAHGDESTSRVVGRVIDEIKLPPGTIIGAVVRGNDVMIANDNLRIEQGDHVIMFLTDKKFITDVERLFQPSPFFL; encoded by the coding sequence ATGAAAATTATCATTCTGGGTGCCGGCCAGGTTGGTGGCACGCTGGCGGAAAACCTGGTAGGCGAAAATAACGATATTACCGTTGTCGATACCAATGGTGAGCGTCTGCGAACCTTGCAGGATAAATTTGACCTGCGAGTCGTTCAGGGTCATGGCTCTCACCCACGGGTCTTGCGAGAGGCCGGTGCCGATGACGCCGATATGCTGGTTGCAGTAACCAGTTCAGATGAAACCAATATGGTTGCCTGTCAGGTAGCCTACTCGCTTTTCAACACCCCTAACCGTATCGCTCGCATCCGTTCACCAGATTACGTCCGGGATGCCGATAAGCTCTTTCATTCAGACGCTGTACCAATTGATCATCTGATAGCACCAGAGCAGTTGGTTATCGATAATATTTACCGGCTGATTGAATATCCCGGCGCATTACAGGTGGTGAACTTCGCAGAAGGCAAAGTCAGCCTGGCAGTAGTCAAAGCCTATTATGGCGGCCCGCTGATTGGTAATGCGCTTTCGACCATGCGCGAGCATATGCCACATATCGATACCCGTGTAGCGGCCATCTTCCGTCACGATCGCCCCATTCGTCCACAAGGATCAACCATCGTTGAAGCTGGCGATGAAGTGTTCTTTATTGCCGCTTCGCAACATATCCGCGCAGTGATGAGTGAATTACAGCGCCTGGAAAAACCGTATAAACGCATTATGTTGGTTGGTGGCGGTAATATCGGTGCCGGGTTGGCGCGTCGACTGGAAAAAGATTACAGCGTCAAACTCATCGAACGTAATCAGCAACGTGCCGCCGAGCTGGCAGAAAAATTGCAAAATACGATCGTCTTTTTTGGTGATGCATCAGATCAAGAACTGTTGGCCGAAGAACATATTGATCAAGTTGATCTGTTCATCGCCGTCACCAACGATGACGAGGCCAATATCATGTCGGCCATGCTTGCTAAACGCATGGGTGCGAAAAAGGTAATGGTGTTGATCCAGCGTCGCGCTTATGTGGATCTGGTTCAAGGAAGCGTGATCGATATTGCGATTTCACCGCAACAGGCAACCATTTCTGCGCTACTCAGTCACGTACGAAAAGCAGATATCGTTGGTGTTTCCTCATTACGCCGCGGTGTAGCTGAAGCTATTGAAGCCGTTGCTCACGGGGATGAAAGTACTTCTCGTGTTGTCGGTAGGGTTATAGATGAAATTAAACTGCCGCCGGGAACAATTATCGGTGCTGTGGTTCGTGGAAATGATGTCATGATAGCCAATGATAATTTGCGCATTGAGCAAGGCGATCACGTGATTATGTTCCTGACAGATAAAAAGTTTATTACCGACGTTGAACGCCTCTTCCAGCCAAGCCCTTTCTTCTTGTAA
- the tsaC gene encoding L-threonylcarbamoyladenylate synthase type 1 TsaC translates to MNNNLQEDAIATAVDVLNEERVIAYPTEAVFGVGCDPDSETAVMRLLELKQRPVDKGLILIAASYEQLKPYIDDSMLTDAQRETIFSRWPGPVTFVFPASAATPRWLTGCFDSLAVRVTDHPLVVALCEAYGKPLVSTSANLSGLPPCRTVEEVRRQFGAEFPIVPGETGGRLNPSEIRDALTGELFRQG, encoded by the coding sequence GTGAATAATAACCTGCAAGAAGATGCTATCGCGACTGCGGTAGATGTCCTCAATGAAGAACGAGTCATCGCTTACCCAACGGAAGCCGTTTTCGGTGTCGGGTGTGATCCTGATAGTGAAACAGCAGTAATGCGACTGTTGGAGTTAAAACAGCGTCCGGTTGATAAGGGGCTGATTTTAATCGCGGCAAGTTACGAGCAGCTCAAACCTTATATTGATGACAGCATGCTGACGGACGCGCAGCGTGAAACCATTTTTTCTCGCTGGCCAGGTCCTGTCACCTTTGTCTTTCCCGCGTCTGCGGCAACGCCGCGCTGGTTGACAGGGTGCTTTGATTCGCTTGCTGTCCGAGTCACCGACCATCCGTTGGTGGTTGCTTTGTGCGAGGCTTATGGTAAACCGCTGGTTTCTACCAGTGCCAACTTGAGTGGGTTGCCGCCCTGTCGAACAGTAGAAGAAGTTCGCAGACAATTTGGTGCGGAGTTCCCGATTGTGCCAGGTGAAACGGGCGGTCGTTTAAATCCTTCAGAAATTCGCGATGCCCTGACGGGTGAACTGTTTCGACAGGGGTAA
- the fmt gene encoding methionyl-tRNA formyltransferase, with protein sequence MSESLRIIFAGTPDFAARHLDALLSSGHNVVGVFTQPDRPAGRGKKLMPSPVKVLAEEKGLPVFQPVSLRPQENQQLVADLQADVMVVVAYGLILPKAVLEMPRLGCINVHGSLLPRWRGAAPIQRSLWAGDAETGVTIMQMDVGLDTGDMLYKLSCPITTEDTSGTLYDKLAGLGPQGLIATLKQLADGTAKPEVQDETLVTYAEKLSKEEARIDWSLSAAQLERCIRAFNPWPMSWLEIEDQPVKVWKASVIDTTTKAAPGTILEANKQGIQVATGDGILNLLSLQPAGKKAMSAQDLLNSRREWFVPGNRLA encoded by the coding sequence GTGTCAGAATCACTACGTATTATTTTTGCGGGTACACCTGACTTTGCAGCGCGTCATCTCGACGCGCTGTTGTCTTCTGGCCATAACGTCGTTGGCGTGTTCACCCAACCAGACCGACCGGCAGGACGCGGTAAAAAACTAATGCCCAGCCCGGTCAAAGTTCTGGCTGAAGAAAAAGGTCTACCCGTTTTTCAGCCCGTCTCCCTGCGTCCACAAGAAAACCAGCAACTGGTCGCTGATCTGCAGGCTGATGTCATGGTTGTCGTTGCCTATGGTCTGATTCTGCCCAAAGCCGTGCTGGAGATGCCGCGTTTAGGTTGCATCAATGTTCATGGTTCGTTGCTGCCACGCTGGCGCGGTGCCGCCCCGATTCAACGCTCGCTGTGGGCGGGCGATGCAGAAACCGGCGTAACGATTATGCAAATGGATGTCGGTTTAGACACTGGCGACATGCTCTATAAGCTCTCCTGCCCGATTACCACAGAAGATACTAGTGGTACGTTGTATGACAAACTGGCAGGGCTTGGTCCACAAGGGCTTATCGCCACGCTGAAACAACTGGCAGACGGCACGGCAAAACCGGAGGTTCAGGACGAAACACTTGTCACTTACGCCGAAAAGTTGAGTAAAGAAGAAGCGCGTATTGACTGGTCGCTTTCAGCAGCGCAGCTTGAACGCTGCATTCGTGCTTTCAATCCCTGGCCGATGAGCTGGCTGGAAATTGAAGACCAGCCTGTTAAGGTCTGGAAAGCGTCGGTCATTGATACGACGACCAAAGCTGCGCCAGGAACGATCCTTGAAGCCAACAAACAAGGTATCCAGGTTGCAACCGGTGATGGAATCCTGAACCTGCTCTCGTTACAACCTGCGGGTAAGAAAGCGATGAGCGCACAAGACCTCCTGAATTCTCGTCGGGAATGGTTTGTTCCGGGCAACCGTCTGGCCTGA
- the zntR gene encoding Zn(2+)-responsive transcriptional regulator: protein MYRIGELAKLAEVTPDTIRYYEKQQMMDHEVRTEGGFRLYTESDLQRLKFIRHARQLGFSLESIRELLSIRIDPEHHTCQESKGIVQERLQEVEARIAELQSMQRSLQRLNDACCGTAHSSVYCSILEALEQGASGVKTGC, encoded by the coding sequence ATGTATCGCATTGGTGAGCTGGCAAAATTGGCGGAAGTGACGCCTGACACTATTCGTTATTATGAAAAGCAGCAGATGATGGATCATGAAGTACGTACCGAAGGTGGTTTTCGTCTTTATACCGAAAGCGATCTCCAACGTTTGAAGTTTATTCGGCATGCCAGACAGCTCGGTTTTAGTCTTGAGTCGATCCGTGAGTTGTTGTCGATCCGTATCGATCCTGAACATCATACCTGCCAGGAATCAAAAGGCATTGTGCAGGAAAGACTACAGGAAGTGGAAGCACGAATAGCTGAGTTGCAGAGTATGCAACGTTCACTGCAACGACTTAATGATGCCTGCTGCGGAACAGCCCATAGCAGCGTTTATTGCTCAATTCTCGAAGCTCTTGAGCAAGGTGCAAGTGGTGTGAAAACAGGCTGTTGA
- the smg gene encoding DUF494 family protein Smg translates to MFDVLMYLFETYIHTEAELRVDQDKLEQDLTDAGFDREDIYNALLWLEKLADYQEGLAEPMQLASDPLSMRIYTPEECERLDASCRGFLLFLEQIQVLNLETREMVIERVLALDTAEFDLEDLKWVILMVLFNIPGCENAYQQMEELLFEVNEGMLH, encoded by the coding sequence ATGTTCGACGTACTAATGTATTTGTTTGAAACCTATATTCACACTGAAGCCGAGTTACGTGTGGATCAAGACAAACTTGAACAGGATCTTACCGACGCAGGATTCGATCGAGAAGATATCTACAATGCCCTGCTTTGGCTGGAAAAGCTTGCGGATTATCAGGAAGGATTGGCAGAGCCGATGCAACTGGCCTCTGATCCTCTTTCCATGCGTATTTACACCCCGGAAGAGTGTGAAAGACTGGATGCCAGTTGCCGTGGGTTCCTGCTTTTCCTCGAGCAGATTCAGGTGCTCAACCTTGAAACTCGTGAAATGGTGATAGAGCGAGTGCTCGCGCTGGATACCGCGGAGTTTGACCTGGAAGATCTGAAATGGGTGATCCTGATGGTGTTGTTCAACATTCCGGGCTGCGAAAATGCGTACCAGCAAATGGAAGAATTACTCTTTGAGGTGAATGAAGGTATGCTGCATTAA
- the rpsD gene encoding 30S ribosomal protein S4 → MARYLGPKLKLSRREGTDLFLKSGVRAIDTKCKIEQAPGQHGARKPRLSDYGVQLREKQKVRRIYGVLERQFRNYYKEAARLKGNTGENLLALLEGRLDNVVYRMGFGATRAEARQLVSHKAIMVNGRVVNIASYQVSPNDVVSIREKAKKQSRVKAALELAEQREKPTWLEVDAGKMEGTFKRKPERSDLSADINEHLIVELYSK, encoded by the coding sequence ATGGCAAGATATTTGGGTCCTAAGCTCAAGCTGAGCCGTCGTGAGGGCACCGACTTATTCCTTAAGTCTGGCGTTCGCGCGATCGATACCAAGTGTAAAATTGAACAAGCTCCTGGCCAGCACGGTGCGCGTAAACCGCGTCTGTCTGACTATGGTGTGCAGTTGCGTGAAAAGCAAAAAGTTCGCCGTATCTATGGTGTGCTGGAGCGTCAGTTCCGTAACTACTATAAAGAAGCAGCACGTCTGAAAGGCAACACCGGTGAAAACCTGTTGGCTCTGCTGGAAGGTCGTCTGGACAACGTTGTATACCGTATGGGCTTCGGTGCCACTCGTGCAGAAGCACGTCAGCTGGTTAGCCACAAAGCAATTATGGTAAACGGTCGTGTTGTTAACATCGCTTCTTATCAGGTTAGTCCGAATGACGTTGTAAGCATTCGTGAGAAAGCGAAGAAGCAGTCTCGCGTGAAAGCCGCTCTGGAGCTGGCTGAGCAGCGTGAAAAGCCAACCTGGCTGGAAGTTGATGCTGGCAAGATGGAAGGTACGTTTAAGCGTAAGCCGGAGCGTTCTGATCTGTCTGCGGACATTAACGAACACCTGATCGTCGAGCTTTACTCCAAGTAA
- the dprA gene encoding DNA-protecting protein DprA, which produces MVDTEIWLRLMSVSTLYGDDMVRIAHWLVEQPHIDAVVLQQTGLSLRQAQRFLSFSQKSIESSRRWLEQPNHHLIPADSEFYPPQLLATTDYPGALFVAGELHALQSFQLAVVGSRAHSWYGERWGRLFCESLAVRGVTITSGLARGIDGVAHKAALQVNGVSIAVLGNGLNTIHPRRHARLATSLLEHGGALVSEFPLDVPPLAYNFPRRNRIISGLSKGVLVVEAALRSGSLVTARCALEQGREVFALPGPLGSPGSEGPHWLIKQGAILVTEPEEILENLQYGLHWLPDAPENSFYSPDHEDVALPFPELLANVGDEVTPVDVVAERAGQPVPEVVTQLLELELAGWIAAVPGGYVRLRRACHVRRTNVFV; this is translated from the coding sequence ATGGTCGACACAGAAATTTGGCTGCGTCTGATGAGTGTGAGTACCTTGTACGGCGATGATATGGTTCGTATTGCTCACTGGTTGGTAGAACAGCCGCATATTGATGCTGTTGTATTGCAGCAAACAGGACTTTCATTGCGGCAGGCACAACGCTTTCTTTCATTTTCGCAGAAGAGTATCGAAAGTTCACGCCGTTGGCTGGAACAACCAAACCATCATTTAATCCCTGCGGACAGCGAATTTTATCCTCCTCAACTTCTTGCGACGACAGATTACCCCGGCGCACTGTTTGTTGCTGGAGAGTTGCACGCGTTGCAATCATTTCAGCTTGCCGTAGTGGGGAGTCGGGCACATTCATGGTATGGCGAACGCTGGGGGCGGCTGTTTTGCGAGTCGCTGGCGGTGCGAGGTGTAACAATTACCAGCGGGTTGGCGCGTGGAATTGATGGAGTGGCGCATAAAGCGGCATTGCAGGTGAATGGCGTCAGTATTGCTGTACTGGGGAATGGACTCAATACCATTCATCCTCGTCGCCATGCCCGACTGGCTACCAGTCTGCTTGAACATGGCGGCGCTCTCGTCTCGGAATTTCCTCTCGATGTTCCACCTCTTGCTTATAATTTTCCGCGAAGAAATCGCATTATAAGTGGTCTAAGTAAAGGGGTACTGGTGGTGGAAGCGGCTTTGCGCAGTGGTTCACTGGTGACTGCGCGTTGTGCGCTTGAGCAGGGGCGTGAAGTTTTTGCCTTACCCGGTCCATTAGGTAGCCCCGGTAGTGAAGGGCCCCATTGGCTCATTAAACAAGGTGCGATTCTTGTGACGGAACCGGAAGAAATTCTGGAAAATTTGCAATATGGATTGCACTGGTTGCCAGATGCTCCTGAAAATTCATTTTATTCACCAGATCACGAAGATGTGGCATTGCCATTTCCTGAGCTCCTGGCTAACGTAGGAGATGAGGTAACACCTGTTGACGTCGTCGCTGAACGTGCCGGCCAACCTGTGCCAGAGGTAGTTACTCAACTACTCGAACTGGAGTTAGCAGGGTGGATCGCAGCAGTACCCGGCGGCTATGTCCGATTGAGGAGGGCATGCCATGTTCGACGTACTAATGTATTTGTTTGA
- a CDS encoding DUF1992 domain-containing protein, whose amino-acid sequence MWLLDQWAERHISEAQAKGEFDNLPGSGEPLILDDDSHVPPELRAGYRLLKNAGCLPPELEQRREAIQLLDILKSIRQDDPQYQEVSRRLSLLELKLRQAGLSTEFLHGEYAGKLLNKINDN is encoded by the coding sequence ATGTGGTTACTTGACCAGTGGGCAGAGCGCCATATATCAGAAGCGCAAGCGAAAGGTGAGTTTGATAACCTACCAGGTAGCGGCGAACCATTGATACTGGATGATGATTCCCATGTGCCACCGGAATTACGTGCGGGGTATCGCTTGTTGAAGAATGCCGGTTGTTTACCGCCAGAACTTGAGCAGCGGAGGGAAGCAATTCAGCTTCTGGATATTCTTAAAAGCATTCGTCAGGACGATCCACAATATCAGGAAGTTAGCCGCAGGTTATCTTTGCTAGAGTTAAAACTGCGACAAGCAGGTTTGAGCACAGAATTTTTACATGGCGAATATGCAGGTAAGCTTCTGAATAAAATTAATGACAACTGA
- the def gene encoding peptide deformylase, whose translation MSVLQVLHIPDERLRKVAKPVEEVNAEIQRIVDDMFETMYAEEGIGLAATQVDIHQRIIVIDVSENRDERLVLINPELLEKSGETGIEEGCLSIPEQRALVPRAEKVKIRALDRDGKPFELEADGLLAICIQHEMDHLVGKLFMDYLSPLKQQRIRQKVEKLDRLKARA comes from the coding sequence ATGTCAGTTTTGCAAGTGTTACATATTCCGGACGAGCGGCTTCGCAAAGTTGCTAAACCGGTAGAAGAAGTGAATGCAGAAATTCAGCGTATCGTCGATGATATGTTCGAGACGATGTACGCAGAGGAAGGTATTGGCCTGGCAGCAACCCAGGTTGATATCCACCAACGTATCATTGTTATTGATGTTTCGGAAAACCGCGACGAACGGTTGGTATTAATCAATCCGGAGCTTTTAGAAAAAAGCGGCGAAACAGGCATTGAAGAAGGTTGCCTGTCGATCCCTGAACAACGAGCTTTAGTACCGCGCGCAGAGAAAGTTAAAATTCGCGCCCTGGACCGCGACGGTAAACCATTCGAACTGGAAGCAGACGGTCTGTTGGCAATCTGTATTCAGCACGAGATGGATCACCTGGTTGGCAAACTGTTTATGGATTATCTGTCACCGCTGAAACAACAACGTATTCGTCAGAAAGTTGAAAAACTGGATCGTCTGAAAGCCCGGGCTTAA
- the rsmB gene encoding 16S rRNA (cytosine(967)-C(5))-methyltransferase RsmB, translated as MKKQRNLRSMAAQAVEQVVEQGQSLSNILPPLQQKVSDKDKALLQELCFGVLRTLSQLDWLINKLMARPMTGKQRTVHYLIMVGLYQLLYTRIPPHAALAETVEGAVAIKRPQLKGLINGVLRQFQRQQDELLAEFNASDARYLHPSWLLKRLQKAYPEQWQSIVEANNQRPPMWLRVNRTHHSRDSWIALLEEAGMNGFPHAVYLDAVRLETPTPVHALPGFEEGWITVQDASAQGCVTYLDPQNGENILDLCAAPGGKTTHILEVAPEAQVLAVDIDEQRLSRVYDNLKRLGMKATVKQGDGRYPAQWCGSQQFDRILLDAPCSATGVIRRHPDIKWLRRDRDIAELAQLQAEILDAVWPHLKSGGTLVYATCSVLPEENSQQIKAFLQRTEDAMLCETGTPEQPGKQNLPDAEEGDGFFYAKLIKK; from the coding sequence ATGAAAAAACAACGTAATTTACGTAGCATGGCGGCCCAGGCCGTTGAACAAGTCGTTGAGCAAGGGCAATCATTAAGCAACATTCTGCCACCGCTCCAGCAAAAAGTTTCTGATAAAGATAAAGCACTTCTGCAGGAGTTGTGTTTTGGCGTACTGCGTACGCTCTCACAGTTAGACTGGCTGATTAATAAGTTAATGGCCCGTCCGATGACTGGCAAACAGCGGACCGTGCATTACCTGATTATGGTTGGTTTGTATCAACTGCTTTATACCCGTATTCCACCTCATGCCGCGTTGGCCGAAACGGTTGAAGGCGCAGTCGCAATTAAGCGTCCACAACTTAAGGGGTTGATTAATGGCGTGTTACGCCAGTTCCAACGTCAGCAAGATGAGTTATTAGCTGAGTTTAATGCCAGTGATGCGCGCTATCTGCATCCATCCTGGCTATTAAAACGTCTGCAAAAAGCATATCCAGAGCAGTGGCAATCCATCGTCGAAGCCAATAACCAACGCCCGCCAATGTGGCTACGCGTTAACCGTACACATCATTCCCGCGATAGCTGGATTGCACTTCTGGAAGAAGCTGGCATGAACGGCTTCCCACATGCGGTTTACCTGGATGCAGTACGCCTGGAAACACCCACGCCTGTTCATGCACTACCCGGTTTTGAAGAAGGATGGATCACCGTTCAGGATGCATCGGCGCAAGGTTGCGTAACTTATCTGGATCCACAAAACGGTGAGAATATTTTAGACCTCTGCGCCGCCCCCGGCGGTAAAACAACGCATATCCTTGAGGTGGCACCAGAAGCGCAAGTTCTGGCGGTTGATATTGACGAACAGCGCCTCTCTCGCGTTTACGACAATTTAAAACGTCTCGGTATGAAGGCAACCGTGAAACAAGGTGATGGTCGCTATCCTGCACAATGGTGTGGTAGCCAACAGTTCGATCGCATTTTATTAGATGCACCTTGTTCCGCTACCGGTGTGATTCGTCGCCATCCGGATATAAAATGGCTGCGTCGCGATCGCGATATTGCCGAACTGGCTCAGTTACAGGCAGAAATCCTCGATGCCGTCTGGCCGCATCTAAAATCAGGTGGAACGCTAGTTTATGCCACCTGTTCGGTGTTACCGGAAGAGAATAGCCAACAGATTAAAGCCTTCCTGCAACGCACTGAAGATGCAATGCTTTGCGAAACAGGAACACCAGAGCAACCGGGTAAACAAAATCTGCCCGACGCCGAAGAAGGTGACGGCTTCTTTTACGCTAAGCTAATTAAAAAGTGA
- the arfA gene encoding alternative ribosome-rescue factor ArfA, with protein sequence MSRYQHTKGQIKDNAIEALLHDPLFRQRVEKNKKGKGSYMRKGKQGNRNNWEASGKKVNHFFTTGLLLSGIC encoded by the coding sequence ATGAGTCGATATCAGCATACTAAAGGGCAGATAAAGGATAATGCGATTGAAGCATTACTGCATGATCCCTTGTTCAGACAACGAGTTGAGAAAAATAAGAAAGGGAAAGGAAGTTACATGCGTAAAGGCAAACAGGGTAACCGGAATAACTGGGAGGCCAGTGGCAAGAAAGTAAATCACTTTTTTACCACTGGCCTTCTGCTTTCAGGCATTTGTTAA
- a CDS encoding DNA topoisomerase family protein, producing the protein MAKSALFTVRNNESCPKCGAELVIRSGKHGPFLGCSQYPACDYVRPLKSSADGHVVKVLEGQVCPVCDANLVLRQGRFGMFIGCSNYPECEHTEIIDKPDETTITCPQCRTGHLVQRRSRYGKTFHSCDRYPECQFAINFKPIAGECPECHYPLLIEKKTAQGVKHFCASKQCGKPVSAE; encoded by the coding sequence ATGGCAAAATCAGCACTGTTCACGGTGCGTAATAATGAGTCCTGTCCAAAGTGTGGGGCTGAATTGGTTATTCGATCCGGGAAACATGGGCCGTTTCTCGGGTGTTCACAGTATCCGGCATGTGACTATGTCCGTCCCCTGAAATCATCTGCGGACGGCCATGTTGTCAAAGTTCTGGAGGGGCAGGTTTGCCCTGTATGTGACGCAAACCTTGTGTTACGTCAGGGGCGCTTCGGTATGTTTATTGGTTGCAGTAACTACCCTGAATGCGAGCATACCGAAATTATCGATAAACCGGACGAAACGACAATTACATGCCCTCAATGTCGGACGGGCCATCTGGTCCAGCGCCGCTCTCGTTATGGTAAAACGTTTCACTCCTGCGATCGCTACCCGGAGTGTCAATTTGCTATTAACTTCAAACCTATAGCCGGTGAGTGTCCTGAGTGTCACTATCCGCTACTCATCGAAAAGAAAACCGCGCAGGGTGTAAAACATTTCTGTGCCAGTAAACAATGTGGAAAGCCGGTTTCGGCGGAATAA